In Oceanidesulfovibrio indonesiensis, the sequence CAGGAAGGTGAGATCGGCCTGCTGCTGCATTATCAGAACGGCTGGCTCAGCTGCGAGGTCAGCGACGATGGCCCCGGCATCGATCCCACTCAGCTGGAGGCTATTTTTACAAAGGGCTTCTCAACAAAAGGTGAAAACCGCGGCGTTGGGCTGTTCCTTGCTCGCCAGCAAATTCAGAACCTTGGCG encodes:
- a CDS encoding ATP-binding protein, translated to MEGQQEGEIGLLLHYQNGWLSCEVSDDGPGIDPTQLEAIFTKGFSTKGENRGVGLFLARQQIQNLGGDITVESEPGVFTQFFVHIPWDSERNIA